Proteins from a genomic interval of Pseudodesulfovibrio nedwellii:
- a CDS encoding two-component system sensor histidine kinase NtrB, translating to MEVVHSDGKEKGPLVALVLALIVLGVGSLYLTWRSIAQQRKIVEDHMIMTGNSILRGVDNNILRIARNLRMTPQSPELFQAMSEELFAELTKSEDIVFITLFGEDGRPLVSSAVEDTPVFSLPDSVTSDIETGRAWHVMAQVGKKSVLISGLRARPGISTLSGMLPFVEDGEHGSSHMSRRGQGQGQGQDQGQGMRHGMQRELEEPPVFLVVGLNAEKHLAQFRQYRRAATYQTGYVFLAAVVLWSLAFAYLRRRGASRQLIRLERFQSKLLDNMPDGLVTLAESGEVLAANHSAKKLLAPEGEEGAPEIIGTNWHDFDFGKTHDEIGLAVPYEWEQFDYQGRQLEILTLPFQEYDDGGAPELGQRLVLIRDRTQLRSLEEDLNEAKRLAEIGSLAAGVAHEVRNPLSSLRGFAQLFATKLKGQAPLDQYAAAMVQEADRLNRVVTDLLYLARPRQLDPMEIDLSTLGDSIKQLMRFDFQDKETVPEFDFGPESVFADQDALRQILLNLITNSLDAIEGCPECMKPGHILLTSVQGKDGVWLIVADNGPGMDPNLEGDVFKPFVTGKKTGTGLGLAIVQNIMRAHKGEVVIHSELGDGTEMKLFFPKNTESDS from the coding sequence ATGGAAGTTGTTCATTCCGACGGAAAGGAGAAAGGGCCTCTGGTCGCCCTTGTTCTGGCACTTATCGTGCTGGGAGTGGGAAGTCTCTATTTGACTTGGCGATCCATTGCACAACAGCGCAAGATCGTCGAAGATCACATGATTATGACAGGCAACTCCATCCTGCGCGGTGTGGATAATAATATTTTACGTATTGCCCGGAATTTACGCATGACACCTCAGTCTCCTGAACTTTTTCAGGCGATGTCCGAGGAATTATTTGCAGAGCTGACCAAATCCGAAGATATAGTGTTTATTACTCTGTTCGGCGAAGATGGTCGTCCTTTGGTTTCTTCTGCCGTAGAAGACACTCCCGTGTTTAGTCTGCCCGATTCCGTGACCAGCGATATTGAGACTGGCAGGGCGTGGCATGTGATGGCCCAGGTGGGCAAGAAAAGTGTGCTCATTTCCGGCTTGCGCGCTCGGCCTGGTATCTCCACTCTGAGTGGCATGCTTCCTTTTGTCGAAGACGGAGAACATGGTTCAAGTCATATGTCTCGCCGTGGTCAGGGACAAGGTCAAGGGCAGGATCAAGGTCAAGGCATGCGACATGGTATGCAAAGGGAACTGGAAGAACCGCCGGTTTTTTTGGTGGTGGGGCTTAATGCGGAGAAGCATCTGGCCCAGTTTCGACAGTATCGTCGAGCTGCCACGTATCAAACCGGATATGTCTTTCTTGCCGCAGTTGTTCTTTGGTCGTTGGCGTTTGCTTATCTGCGCCGCCGAGGGGCCAGCCGTCAGCTGATTCGTCTCGAGCGGTTCCAGAGCAAGCTGCTCGACAACATGCCCGACGGCCTTGTGACTTTGGCTGAGAGTGGTGAGGTTTTGGCTGCCAATCATTCGGCCAAAAAACTTCTCGCTCCTGAAGGGGAAGAAGGTGCGCCCGAAATTATCGGTACCAACTGGCATGATTTCGATTTTGGAAAGACCCATGATGAAATCGGGCTTGCTGTGCCGTATGAGTGGGAGCAGTTTGATTATCAGGGGCGTCAGCTTGAAATTTTGACGTTGCCGTTCCAGGAATATGACGATGGTGGAGCCCCTGAACTCGGTCAACGGCTTGTGCTCATACGTGACCGCACCCAGCTTCGGTCGCTCGAAGAAGATTTGAACGAGGCCAAGCGATTGGCGGAAATCGGTTCTTTGGCCGCAGGTGTGGCCCATGAAGTGCGCAATCCGTTGAGCTCATTGCGTGGTTTTGCCCAGTTGTTTGCCACCAAGCTCAAGGGGCAGGCTCCGCTTGATCAGTATGCCGCAGCCATGGTGCAGGAGGCGGACCGCTTGAATCGAGTTGTTACGGACTTGCTTTATCTGGCCCGTCCGCGTCAGCTTGATCCCATGGAAATTGATCTATCCACGTTGGGAGATTCCATCAAGCAGCTCATGCGATTCGATTTTCAGGACAAGGAAACTGTGCCGGAATTTGACTTTGGTCCGGAATCGGTCTTTGCGGATCAGGACGCGCTCAGACAAATTTTGCTTAACCTTATCACCAATAGCCTCGATGCCATTGAGGGATGCCCGGAGTGCATGAAGCCGGGGCATATTCTGCTGACTTCGGTTCAGGGCAAGGACGGCGTTTGGCTTATCGTGGCTGACAACGGACCGGGTATGGACCCCAATCTGGAAGGCGACGTGTTCAAGCCGTTTGTGACCGGCAAGAAGACCGGTACCGGTCTTGGCCTTGCCATTGTCCAGAATATCATGCGGGCGCATAAGGGCGAGGTGGTTATTCACTCCGAACTGGGTGACGGCACCGAAATGAAACTTTTTTTCCCGAAGAATACCGAAAGCGATAGCTAA
- a CDS encoding DUF4405 domain-containing protein produces MRKITSLTGLLSFLITLLTSVILYVVPEGRVAYWADWHLLGLTKTQWGDIHTTVGTLFLVAMFLHIWLNWKPLMAYMKNRARELVILTVPMVISLVLTLFVLVGTLLGLPPMQQLLDFSAEIKDEATTTYGNPPYGHAETSPLMKFCGFLGLDAAKAVETLHAAGYDSTINEQSLIKDIARSKGVSPQQVYDTIRGGQDVDLYKGMPAVPPAGTGKLKVGDVCNTYGLDVDEVLAKLKAAGMDATPESSFKSLAEKHDSTPKDVYLIIKGK; encoded by the coding sequence ATGAGGAAAATTACATCCCTGACAGGCCTTTTGTCTTTTCTCATCACGCTGTTGACCAGCGTGATTTTGTACGTTGTACCCGAGGGGCGCGTGGCCTACTGGGCTGACTGGCATCTGCTCGGTTTAACCAAAACCCAGTGGGGGGACATCCATACTACCGTGGGAACGCTTTTCTTGGTCGCCATGTTCCTGCATATCTGGTTGAACTGGAAGCCACTCATGGCCTACATGAAGAATCGGGCGCGTGAGCTTGTGATTTTGACTGTTCCTATGGTCATCAGTCTGGTTCTGACGCTTTTCGTGCTTGTTGGCACATTGCTCGGGTTGCCACCCATGCAGCAGTTGCTCGATTTTTCTGCCGAGATAAAGGACGAAGCAACAACGACCTATGGCAATCCGCCGTATGGTCACGCCGAAACTAGCCCTCTCATGAAGTTTTGTGGTTTTCTTGGCCTTGACGCGGCAAAGGCTGTGGAGACTCTTCACGCTGCCGGATATGATTCCACCATCAACGAGCAGTCTCTCATCAAAGACATAGCCCGTTCCAAGGGTGTCAGTCCGCAGCAGGTTTATGACACCATCCGTGGCGGTCAGGATGTTGATTTGTATAAGGGAATGCCTGCCGTCCCCCCTGCTGGTACAGGTAAGCTTAAGGTTGGGGATGTGTGCAACACGTATGGTCTCGACGTTGACGAAGTCCTTGCGAAGCTCAAGGCTGCAGGCATGGACGCCACTCCTGAAAGTTCCTTCAAGTCCTTGGCCGAGAAGCACGACAGTACTCCCAAGGACGTTTATCTGATTATCAAAGGCAAGTAG
- a CDS encoding Spy/CpxP family protein refolding chaperone, with product MNKKNITITALAAVLVLSMAAMAMAGQGYGHGQRAGNGCGGNGVYSQLTPEKQVAVDKIFDKYQPKFTELRDQMWAKHATLQAMVNGGNADEQKITKLTTDMTKLRAQMRDTRDSMRAELEKETGIVAFNGRGPGQRQGRGYNGDCYGQGRGDGYNCNGQGPRFN from the coding sequence ATGAACAAAAAGAACATCACCATCACGGCTTTGGCAGCTGTCCTGGTCCTGAGCATGGCCGCAATGGCAATGGCTGGTCAAGGGTATGGACACGGTCAAAGGGCTGGAAACGGTTGCGGCGGCAACGGTGTATACAGTCAGTTGACCCCGGAAAAGCAGGTTGCAGTCGACAAGATCTTTGATAAGTACCAGCCCAAATTCACCGAGCTGCGTGATCAGATGTGGGCAAAACACGCCACTTTGCAGGCCATGGTTAACGGTGGCAATGCCGATGAGCAGAAGATCACCAAGCTGACGACTGATATGACCAAGCTGCGTGCTCAGATGCGCGACACCCGTGATTCCATGCGTGCTGAACTTGAAAAAGAAACCGGTATCGTAGCATTCAACGGTCGTGGTCCCGGACAACGTCAGGGACGTGGATATAATGGCGATTGTTATGGTCAGGGACGTGGCGACGGATATAACTGCAACGGTCAGGGCCCCCGTTTTAACTAG
- a CDS encoding FmdB family zinc ribbon protein: protein MPIYEYICKECDNEFEELVFSQDATVVCPKCGSEKTEKLMSACAVKTDGGGLNLDALQDSGCGSGGG from the coding sequence ATGCCCATATACGAATACATCTGCAAAGAATGCGACAATGAGTTCGAAGAACTTGTCTTTTCTCAAGACGCCACTGTGGTCTGTCCAAAATGTGGCTCGGAAAAGACAGAAAAGCTCATGAGCGCCTGCGCCGTAAAGACTGACGGCGGAGGCCTCAACCTCGATGCATTGCAGGACTCCGGCTGCGGCTCCGGCGGCGGCTGA